A stretch of Pseudolysobacter antarcticus DNA encodes these proteins:
- a CDS encoding YfhL family 4Fe-4S dicluster ferredoxin, giving the protein MALLITDQCVNCDVCEPVCPNKAIAQGEVVYEIEPSRCTECVGHFDTPQCVEVCPVECIFIDPEHTESRDALQTKYRALTGAIE; this is encoded by the coding sequence ATGGCTTTGCTGATCACCGACCAATGCGTCAACTGCGATGTGTGCGAACCGGTGTGTCCGAACAAGGCCATCGCGCAGGGCGAAGTGGTGTATGAAATCGAACCGTCGCGCTGCACTGAATGTGTCGGTCATTTCGACACACCGCAGTGTGTCGAAGTCTGTCCGGTGGAATGCATTTTCATCGACCCCGAGCACACCGAATCGCGTGACGCGCTGCAGACCAAATATCGCGCCCTGACTGGAGCTATCGAATGA
- the ftsY gene encoding signal recognition particle-docking protein FtsY translates to MFKFWKKDRAPEKTPAADVASDTPENAVQTLPTGPVQAPSTDVPPDPAEASVALVADSVALEKVDESETDNSGKPNWRERLSGSALSRSLGSLFARKPKLDEALLDDLETALLTADVGVSATELLLENLRQRMRKREFADADGLLAALREALLTMLAPIAVPLRIPTEIKPFVVLVVGVNGVGKTTTIGKLARRHQQEGRHVLLAAGDTFRAAAVEQLKAWGMRNQIAVISQGSGADSASVIFDALQAATSRNVDLLIADTAGRLHTQSGLMDELSKIKRVLAKLDPAAPHEVLLVIDGTTGQNAVNQVRQFSLAAGVTGLVVTKLDGTAKGGVVFALATEFGLPIRYVGLGEGLDDLREFDPAAFVAGLLPANLGVE, encoded by the coding sequence ATGTTCAAGTTCTGGAAAAAAGATCGCGCGCCGGAAAAAACGCCTGCCGCGGATGTGGCGTCGGATACGCCAGAAAACGCTGTGCAAACTCTACCGACTGGGCCGGTTCAGGCGCCTTCGACAGATGTTCCGCCTGACCCTGCGGAAGCAAGTGTCGCGCTTGTCGCCGATTCCGTCGCGCTTGAAAAAGTCGACGAATCCGAAACCGATAATTCGGGTAAACCCAATTGGCGCGAACGCTTGTCCGGCAGCGCCTTGTCGCGCAGTCTCGGTTCGTTGTTCGCGCGCAAACCCAAGCTTGACGAGGCCCTGCTCGACGATCTCGAAACCGCCTTGCTTACCGCCGATGTCGGTGTGAGCGCGACCGAACTGCTGCTCGAAAATCTGCGTCAGCGCATGCGCAAACGCGAGTTTGCCGACGCCGATGGATTGCTCGCGGCATTGCGCGAAGCGTTGCTCACCATGCTCGCGCCAATCGCGGTGCCGCTGCGCATTCCGACCGAAATCAAACCGTTCGTGGTGCTCGTCGTTGGCGTCAACGGCGTCGGCAAAACCACGACGATCGGCAAACTCGCGCGTCGCCATCAACAGGAAGGCCGCCACGTTTTGCTCGCCGCTGGCGATACCTTTCGCGCCGCCGCGGTGGAGCAGCTCAAGGCGTGGGGCATGCGCAATCAGATCGCGGTTATTTCGCAGGGTAGCGGCGCCGATTCTGCGTCGGTAATTTTCGATGCATTGCAGGCAGCGACCTCGCGCAATGTCGATCTGCTGATCGCCGACACCGCCGGACGCCTGCATACGCAATCCGGCCTCATGGACGAGCTCAGCAAGATCAAGCGTGTGCTGGCCAAACTCGATCCCGCAGCGCCGCATGAAGTGCTGCTCGTGATCGACGGCACGACCGGCCAGAATGCGGTCAATCAGGTGCGCCAGTTCAGCCTTGCTGCGGGCGTCACCGGGCTGGTCGTGACCAAGCTCGATGGCACCGCCAAAGGCGGCGTGGTGTTTGCGCTCGCCACCGAATTCGGATTGCCGATTCGTTACGTCGGCCTAGGCGAAGGACTGGATGATTTGCGCGAGTTCGATCCTGCCGCATTCGTCGCGGGATTGCTGCCGGCTAATCTTGGCGTCGAATAA
- a CDS encoding peroxiredoxin: MLTVGDTFPEFQLQATVSNDLNTAFVDLNNKSYPGKWLCVFFYPKDFTFVCPTEITAFGALNAQFNDRDCQILTGSIDSEFVHLAWRRDHKDLGTLPFPMLADIKRELTSALGILDKATGVAKRATFLVDPEGIIRFVDVTDMSVGRNPQEVLRVLDALQTDELCPCNWKQGESTLKAA, encoded by the coding sequence ATGTTAACCGTCGGCGACACTTTTCCAGAATTCCAGCTGCAGGCCACCGTATCCAACGATTTGAACACCGCGTTTGTCGATCTCAACAACAAATCCTACCCGGGAAAATGGCTTTGCGTGTTCTTCTATCCGAAGGATTTCACGTTTGTTTGCCCGACCGAGATTACCGCGTTCGGTGCGCTCAACGCGCAGTTCAACGATCGTGATTGCCAGATTCTGACCGGCAGTATCGATTCGGAATTCGTCCACCTCGCATGGCGTCGTGATCACAAAGATCTCGGCACGCTGCCGTTCCCGATGCTGGCCGACATCAAGCGCGAACTGACCTCGGCGCTCGGCATTCTCGACAAGGCAACTGGCGTGGCAAAGCGCGCGACGTTCCTGGTCGATCCCGAAGGCATCATTCGTTTTGTCGATGTCACCGACATGAGCGTGGGCCGCAATCCGCAGGAAGTGCTGCGCGTACTCGATGCGTTGCAGACCGATGAGCTTTGCCCATGCAACTGGAAGCAAGGCGAAAGCACGCTGAAAGCAGCATAA
- a CDS encoding Pycsar system effector family protein produces the protein MNSTPSQLFVSVPERNTGDALLRGAQAHHVSLSMMADTKANIIITVSSIVLTLSMGRLNQPELRLSVLTLTGFTLLALLLAILAVLPKYRPLKLTQTELPGHFNLLFFGHFAELSRERFLVEMARTLQADGSVYAAMAGDIYSMGSYLARHKYRYLRYSYLSFLSGFLLAFVEQLWLLLRS, from the coding sequence ATGAATTCGACACCTTCGCAATTATTTGTAAGCGTGCCCGAGCGCAACACCGGCGATGCCCTGTTGCGCGGTGCGCAGGCGCATCACGTCTCGTTGAGCATGATGGCCGATACCAAGGCCAATATCATCATCACCGTTTCGTCGATTGTGCTGACCTTGAGCATGGGGCGATTGAATCAACCGGAGCTGCGCCTGAGCGTGCTGACGTTGACCGGATTTACCCTGCTGGCATTGCTGCTCGCGATCCTTGCCGTGTTGCCGAAATATCGACCGCTCAAGCTCACTCAAACCGAGTTGCCGGGTCATTTCAATCTGCTGTTTTTCGGCCATTTCGCGGAGCTTTCACGCGAACGTTTTCTGGTCGAGATGGCGCGTACGCTGCAGGCCGACGGCTCGGTGTACGCCGCTATGGCCGGCGATATCTACAGCATGGGCAGTTATCTCGCGCGGCACAAATACCGCTATCTGCGTTACAGCTATTTGAGTTTTCTTAGTGGATTTCTGCTGGCGTTTGTTGAACAGCTATGGTTGCTGCTGAGATCGTAA
- a CDS encoding YncE family protein — protein sequence MKALPTLFAALLLAFALNPAHAQDKPAAANPAVAADGSDPSTLTEEQIKHADVPLALNKLAQFYNGHGDYQRFIWTMQRLVELTPNSGALKLQLAIAYAQVDNKSGAYDLLVRMQAQGFGYDLSDDKRFDKIHGTKVWDYINANLKANLVPFGEGKPAFDLDGKDTLIESLAYDPKRKQFLAGSMRDGSISLATMDGKLSSFIKPDVSNGLWGVYDLAIDSAHDVLYVASSSVLQFKNYKAEDAGKAGVFKFQLSSGKFVGKYLVPGEGKHILSTLTIGKDGQLFAADGVNNEIYKLDAAGLKLIMRNPKLESVRGMALSSDGKILYFADYSLGIFGIDLAKTSGFEVKHNSEKLVVGGIDGLYYYDGNLVMISNGMSPARVMRLKLSADGREIAGAMPLDVAQAAFSVPTYGTIVDDHLYFIANSQKSQYDQYGLPKDALKLQPVHVFKSDLRFAWGQSGVGGISSRYLQPRPQKRKSCLKNHHQNWRRQKLSISTDRTSGE from the coding sequence ATGAAAGCACTACCTACTTTATTCGCGGCACTGTTGCTGGCGTTCGCGCTGAATCCGGCGCACGCGCAGGACAAACCTGCTGCAGCGAACCCTGCGGTCGCGGCCGATGGCTCCGATCCATCGACGCTCACCGAAGAACAAATCAAGCACGCCGATGTTCCGCTCGCACTCAACAAGCTGGCGCAATTTTACAACGGTCATGGCGACTACCAGCGGTTCATCTGGACAATGCAACGGCTGGTGGAACTGACACCCAACAGCGGCGCGCTGAAGCTGCAGCTCGCCATCGCCTACGCCCAGGTCGACAATAAATCCGGCGCCTACGACTTGCTCGTGCGCATGCAGGCGCAGGGTTTCGGCTACGACCTCAGCGATGACAAGCGCTTCGACAAGATCCACGGCACCAAGGTTTGGGACTACATCAACGCAAACCTCAAGGCCAACTTGGTGCCGTTTGGCGAGGGCAAGCCGGCTTTCGATTTGGACGGCAAGGATACCCTCATTGAAAGCCTGGCCTATGATCCCAAGCGTAAGCAGTTTCTTGCTGGCAGCATGCGCGACGGCTCGATTTCACTGGCCACGATGGATGGAAAACTTTCATCCTTCATCAAACCCGATGTGAGCAATGGCCTGTGGGGCGTTTACGATCTCGCCATCGATAGCGCGCACGACGTTTTGTATGTCGCAAGCTCCAGCGTACTGCAATTCAAGAATTACAAAGCGGAAGATGCCGGCAAAGCTGGGGTGTTCAAGTTCCAGCTTTCCAGCGGAAAATTTGTCGGCAAATATCTGGTGCCCGGCGAAGGCAAACATATTCTCTCGACCTTGACCATCGGTAAAGACGGTCAGCTGTTCGCCGCCGATGGGGTCAACAACGAAATCTACAAGCTCGACGCCGCCGGTCTCAAGCTGATCATGCGCAATCCGAAGCTTGAAAGTGTTCGCGGCATGGCTTTGTCGTCGGACGGCAAGATTCTGTATTTCGCCGATTATTCGCTGGGAATTTTTGGTATCGATCTCGCAAAAACCAGCGGGTTCGAAGTCAAGCACAATAGCGAAAAACTGGTGGTGGGCGGGATCGACGGTTTGTACTACTACGATGGCAATCTGGTGATGATTTCAAACGGAATGTCACCAGCGCGCGTGATGCGCCTGAAGCTCTCTGCCGATGGTCGCGAGATTGCCGGCGCCATGCCGCTGGATGTTGCTCAGGCCGCTTTCAGCGTGCCCACTTACGGCACCATTGTCGACGATCATTTATATTTCATCGCCAACAGCCAGAAAAGCCAGTATGACCAATATGGTTTGCCCAAGGATGCGTTGAAGCTCCAGCCCGTGCATGTATTCAAAAGCGATTTGCGTTTTGCGTGGGGACAGAGCGGGGTAGGGGGGATATCAAGCCGGTACCTGCAGCCTCGCCCGCAGAAGCGGAAAAGCTGCTTAAAAAACCACCATCAAAATTGGCGCCGGCAAAAACTGTCGATCAGCACTGACAGAACATCTGGCGAGTAG
- the ggt gene encoding gamma-glutamyltransferase — MTMSLRLRIVSGTLLLVLAGAGHAADKPLHAAIASAHTLATQAGFDVLAQGGNAFDAAVAVASTLSVVEPQSSGIGGGGLFLLHRARDAKDIMLDARETAPGASNPSLYLDAKGDLDRDKSVNGPLSAGIPGEPAALVWLAVHYGKLPLKKSLAPAIRIARDGFQPDSRFLKELAQRQPVIARYPASAALLLDQGVAPKQGWIFKNPDLAHTLELIAEKGNDGFYKGELAQKLVDGVHAAGGNWTLADLAQYQAKERETISIDYHEWHIVTATPPSSGGIALAEMLNILSGYDLGKLDHVHRTHIIVEAMRRAYRDRAEYLGDPDFVTMPLAELASPLYAAGLRASIHPEKATPSDLLPGYMAAPQGTHTTHFSIIDGDGNMVGATQTVNLPFGSGLVIGGTGFLLNNEMDDFALKAGTANAFGLVGNDKNAPMPGRRPLSSMTPSFVIGADRIGVIGTPGGSRIITMVLEGILNFMDGQTPEQIVAAKRFHHQYMPDVISSEPGTFTREELKALEAMGYTMDDGSRTWGFMNVVSWNKKTGAYAAGSDPRGVSGSAVVK; from the coding sequence ATGACAATGTCCCTGCGTTTACGCATTGTGAGCGGCACGCTGCTGCTCGTGCTTGCGGGTGCCGGCCATGCCGCGGACAAACCGCTGCACGCGGCGATCGCGAGTGCGCACACGCTCGCCACGCAGGCTGGTTTCGACGTGCTTGCGCAGGGCGGCAACGCATTCGATGCGGCGGTTGCGGTCGCGTCCACGTTATCCGTCGTCGAGCCGCAAAGTTCCGGCATCGGTGGCGGCGGATTGTTTCTGCTGCATCGCGCGAGGGACGCGAAAGACATCATGCTCGATGCGCGAGAAACTGCGCCGGGCGCAAGTAATCCGTCGCTGTACCTGGATGCCAAAGGCGATCTTGATCGCGACAAATCGGTGAACGGCCCGCTGTCTGCAGGTATCCCCGGCGAGCCCGCCGCGCTGGTCTGGCTGGCTGTGCATTACGGCAAATTGCCGCTGAAAAAATCACTCGCACCAGCCATCCGCATTGCGCGCGATGGCTTTCAACCGGACTCGCGTTTTCTCAAGGAACTTGCGCAGCGCCAGCCGGTGATTGCGCGTTATCCGGCATCGGCGGCGTTGCTGCTCGATCAAGGTGTGGCGCCGAAGCAAGGTTGGATATTCAAGAATCCCGATCTCGCGCATACGCTCGAACTGATTGCCGAGAAAGGCAACGACGGTTTTTACAAAGGCGAGCTCGCGCAAAAACTGGTCGATGGCGTGCATGCGGCTGGCGGCAACTGGACACTCGCGGATCTCGCGCAGTACCAAGCCAAGGAACGCGAGACGATCAGCATCGATTACCACGAATGGCATATCGTCACGGCCACGCCGCCGTCGTCCGGCGGCATCGCGCTGGCCGAAATGCTGAACATCCTCAGCGGCTACGATCTGGGCAAGCTCGATCATGTGCATCGCACGCACATCATCGTGGAAGCGATGCGTCGCGCGTACCGTGACCGCGCCGAATATCTCGGCGATCCGGATTTCGTGACAATGCCGCTGGCCGAACTCGCCAGCCCGTTGTATGCGGCGGGTTTGCGCGCATCGATCCATCCGGAAAAAGCCACGCCTAGCGACTTGTTGCCGGGTTACATGGCGGCGCCGCAAGGCACGCACACCACGCATTTTTCGATCATCGACGGCGACGGCAATATGGTCGGCGCAACGCAAACCGTGAACCTGCCATTCGGCAGCGGACTCGTGATCGGCGGCACCGGTTTTTTGCTGAATAACGAGATGGACGATTTTGCACTCAAGGCCGGCACGGCGAATGCGTTTGGCCTGGTCGGCAATGACAAAAATGCACCAATGCCGGGGCGGCGTCCGCTGTCGTCGATGACACCGAGTTTCGTCATCGGTGCGGATCGCATCGGCGTGATTGGCACACCCGGCGGCAGCCGCATCATCACGATGGTGCTCGAAGGTATTCTGAATTTTATGGACGGCCAAACGCCCGAACAGATCGTCGCGGCCAAACGTTTTCATCATCAATATATGCCCGACGTGATTTCCAGCGAACCCGGCACCTTCACGCGCGAAGAACTCAAGGCGCTCGAAGCGATGGGTTACACGATGGACGACGGTTCACGCACGTGGGGTTTCATGAACGTGGTGAGCTGGAACAAAAAAACTGGCGCGTATGCCGCGGGCAGCGATCCGCGCGGCGTGAGCGGCAGCGCGGTCGTCAAATAA
- the rsmD gene encoding 16S rRNA (guanine(966)-N(2))-methyltransferase RsmD — MRTPAASGKLRIIGGTLRGSRIDVPNAPGLRPTPDRVRETLFNWLAPVIDGARCLDLFAGTGALGIEAWSRGAGVVDFVERDARLVAALRSDLTRLRVTDATVHATDALAFLHNTGHACDIVFLDPPFAGDLWTSTAQALDMRGWLKPGAWIYIEAPSEARPSLPEHWLLHREARAGDVGFALYRNGDS; from the coding sequence ATGCGCACACCCGCAGCATCAGGAAAATTGCGCATCATCGGCGGCACGTTACGCGGCTCGCGCATCGATGTGCCGAACGCGCCCGGCCTGCGGCCAACGCCGGATCGCGTGCGCGAAACCCTGTTCAACTGGTTGGCGCCAGTGATCGATGGCGCACGCTGCCTGGACCTGTTCGCTGGCACCGGGGCGCTTGGTATCGAGGCATGGTCACGCGGCGCCGGCGTTGTGGATTTTGTTGAACGCGATGCACGCCTGGTCGCCGCGTTGCGCAGCGATCTCACGCGGCTGCGCGTAACCGATGCCACGGTGCATGCCACTGACGCGTTGGCCTTCCTGCACAACACCGGACACGCTTGCGATATCGTTTTTCTCGATCCGCCATTTGCCGGCGATCTGTGGACCAGCACCGCGCAGGCGCTGGATATGCGCGGCTGGCTCAAGCCCGGCGCATGGATTTATATCGAGGCGCCGAGCGAAGCCCGGCCGAGCCTGCCCGAGCATTGGCTGCTGCATCGCGAGGCACGCGCTGGCGACGTGGGTTTTGCGCTTTACCGCAATGGCGATTCGTGA
- a CDS encoding alpha/beta hydrolase produces MMTGCADVFFSTLDAVHAARDLSETPDIMFDENHALSLDVYAPKMADKAPIVVFFYGGSWEGGKRRWYRFVGEALASNGVIVVIPDYRKYPKVKFPAFMQDAALAVEWTRDHAAQFGGDAKKIFMMGHSAGGHIAALLATDARYLKAVDMVPRDLAGIIGLAGAYDFLPYVENEAEIFGNTPRGRHDSQPVNFVSGDEPPMLLLQGANDSEVEPRNAESLAAKLLAVHEPVTLKIYPDVGHSRILLAFSRQFRTTIPTLADTLAFIRELSTTVEKNPEMH; encoded by the coding sequence ATGATGACCGGTTGTGCCGATGTATTTTTTTCGACACTCGATGCGGTGCATGCCGCGCGCGACCTGAGCGAAACACCGGACATCATGTTCGATGAAAATCACGCACTATCGCTCGATGTGTATGCGCCCAAAATGGCGGACAAGGCGCCAATCGTGGTGTTTTTTTACGGTGGCAGCTGGGAAGGCGGCAAACGGCGCTGGTACCGTTTTGTCGGCGAGGCGCTCGCAAGCAACGGCGTGATCGTCGTGATTCCCGACTATCGCAAATATCCGAAAGTGAAATTTCCCGCGTTCATGCAGGATGCGGCGCTGGCCGTGGAGTGGACGCGTGATCACGCCGCGCAATTTGGCGGCGACGCAAAAAAAATATTCATGATGGGCCATTCTGCTGGCGGGCATATTGCCGCGTTGCTTGCGACCGATGCGCGTTACCTGAAAGCGGTCGACATGGTCCCGCGTGATCTGGCCGGCATAATCGGTCTCGCTGGCGCGTATGATTTTTTGCCGTACGTCGAGAACGAAGCGGAGATCTTCGGCAACACGCCGCGTGGTCGCCACGATTCGCAGCCGGTCAATTTTGTCAGTGGCGACGAGCCGCCGATGTTGCTGCTGCAAGGCGCCAACGACAGCGAAGTCGAGCCACGCAATGCCGAATCACTCGCGGCAAAGTTGCTCGCGGTACACGAACCGGTGACGTTAAAAATTTATCCCGATGTCGGCCATTCGCGTATCCTGCTGGCATTCTCGCGCCAGTTCCGCACGACCATTCCAACATTGGCCGATACGCTCGCGTTTATCCGCGAGCTATCGACCACCGTCGAGAAAAATCCCGAGATGCACTGA
- the coaD gene encoding pantetheine-phosphate adenylyltransferase, whose protein sequence is MPVSPNRSRVAVYPGTFDPITNGHVDLVTRAVPLFARIIVGVAESPNKGTGFSLDERIDLARIALADMPNVEVRGFDTLLAHFVEEIGAGVILRGLRAVSDFEYEFQLASMNRHLIPSAETLFLTPAEQYGFISSSLVREIARLGGDVSGFVHPAVQQALKQRWQHKLS, encoded by the coding sequence ATGCCAGTCAGCCCCAACCGATCAAGAGTGGCGGTCTATCCCGGCACCTTCGATCCGATCACGAATGGCCATGTCGATCTGGTCACGCGCGCGGTGCCGCTGTTTGCACGCATCATCGTCGGCGTCGCCGAAAGCCCGAACAAGGGTACGGGTTTCAGCCTCGATGAGCGCATCGATCTGGCGCGCATTGCGCTGGCCGACATGCCGAATGTCGAGGTACGCGGATTCGATACGCTGCTCGCACATTTTGTCGAGGAAATCGGTGCCGGTGTGATCTTGCGCGGCCTGCGCGCGGTGTCGGATTTTGAATACGAATTCCAGCTCGCGAGCATGAACCGGCATTTGATTCCGAGCGCGGAAACCTTGTTCCTTACTCCGGCCGAGCAATACGGATTTATTTCATCTTCGCTGGTGCGCGAAATCGCACGCCTGGGAGGAGACGTTTCCGGGTTCGTACATCCGGCGGTGCAGCAAGCGCTGAAACAGCGCTGGCAGCATAAATTGTCGTAG
- a CDS encoding carboxymuconolactone decarboxylase family protein — protein MSLTELKALLPDYAKDLRLNLDSVLNESGAPGLSTKQIFLIALASAIGSRYAPLTQAIAEETAKVADAAEIGGAKAAAAIMGMTNIYYRFTHLVSEKDYATLPARLRMNVMANPGGDKIDFELCSIAVSAINGCGMCLDSHEKVLRNHGLTTQTIQSAVRIGAVVHAAAVILEQNTALTI, from the coding sequence ATGTCATTGACCGAACTGAAAGCCTTACTGCCGGATTACGCCAAGGATCTGCGCCTGAATCTGGATTCGGTACTGAACGAATCCGGCGCGCCGGGCTTGAGCACCAAGCAGATTTTCCTGATCGCCCTCGCTAGCGCGATCGGCTCGCGTTACGCGCCGCTGACCCAGGCGATCGCCGAAGAAACCGCGAAAGTCGCCGATGCTGCCGAAATCGGTGGTGCCAAGGCTGCGGCCGCGATCATGGGCATGACCAATATTTATTATCGTTTTACCCATCTCGTGAGCGAGAAGGATTACGCCACATTACCGGCGCGTCTGCGCATGAACGTGATGGCTAATCCAGGTGGCGACAAGATCGATTTCGAGCTCTGCTCGATAGCGGTGTCGGCGATCAACGGTTGCGGCATGTGTCTCGATTCGCACGAGAAGGTCTTGCGCAATCACGGCCTGACGACGCAGACGATTCAGAGCGCGGTGCGCATCGGCGCGGTGGTACATGCGGCGGCGGTAATTCTCGAACAGAATACGGCGCTGACGATCTGA
- a CDS encoding MBL fold metallo-hydrolase, whose product MRLWSLLGNSQRLDGGAMFGNVPKAMWSKWIRPDDENRIPLACRCLLVEGLNGKNVLFETGIGAFFEPKLRERFGVLEENHVLLDSLAHAGFSHEDIDAVVLSHLHFDHAGGLLSAWQKDIPASLLFPNARYIVGAECWQRATHPHARDRASFIAELQPLLQQSGRLELVDGPFCKTLGESVHFSFSHGHTPGLMLAEIVAEHGVVFCADLIPGRAWVHLPITMGYDRNAELLIDEKHIFLDDKLQRNVRLFFTHDTECAMARVSRDDKGRFGSTDALAEIIALQI is encoded by the coding sequence ATGCGGCTGTGGTCACTGCTCGGCAATTCGCAACGTTTGGATGGCGGTGCGATGTTCGGCAATGTGCCGAAAGCAATGTGGTCGAAATGGATCCGGCCGGATGACGAAAATCGCATTCCACTGGCGTGTCGTTGTTTGCTGGTCGAAGGCCTGAACGGCAAGAACGTATTGTTCGAAACCGGTATCGGCGCATTTTTTGAACCGAAGTTGCGCGAGCGTTTTGGCGTGCTCGAAGAAAACCACGTGCTGCTGGATTCGCTCGCGCACGCCGGCTTTTCTCATGAAGATATCGACGCCGTGGTGCTGTCGCATCTGCACTTCGATCATGCCGGCGGTTTGCTCAGCGCATGGCAAAAAGACATACCCGCATCACTGCTGTTTCCGAACGCGCGCTATATCGTCGGTGCGGAATGCTGGCAGCGTGCGACGCATCCGCATGCGCGCGATCGCGCTTCGTTCATCGCGGAATTGCAGCCGCTACTGCAGCAGTCCGGGCGGCTCGAATTGGTCGACGGTCCGTTTTGCAAAACCTTGGGCGAATCGGTGCACTTCAGTTTCAGCCATGGTCACACGCCGGGCCTGATGCTCGCGGAAATCGTCGCCGAACACGGCGTGGTTTTTTGCGCCGATCTGATTCCGGGCCGCGCCTGGGTGCATCTGCCGATCACGATGGGTTACGACCGTAATGCCGAGTTGCTGATCGATGAGAAGCACATTTTTCTCGACGACAAACTGCAACGCAATGTACGCCTGTTTTTCACCCACGATACCGAGTGCGCGATGGCGCGCGTGAGCCGCGACGACAAAGGCCGCTTCGGCAGCACCGATGCGCTCGCGGAAATCATCGCGCTGCAAATCTAA
- a CDS encoding NUDIX hydrolase encodes MTETETLFNGKYLRLKRKGTWEYVERTNPGGAVIIIALTPQDKLLFVEQFRMAIGCKTIEMPAGLVGDIADQQNENLLEAARRELLEETGYAAERFEYLMAGPSSSGMSTEVIAFVRAYDLTRVHAGGGDETENIVVHEVPRNDAPHWLWQKMRQGYSIDPKLYAGLYFLDHGAALLANAATS; translated from the coding sequence ATGACCGAAACAGAAACGCTTTTCAACGGAAAATATCTGCGCCTCAAGCGAAAAGGCACGTGGGAATACGTCGAACGCACCAATCCCGGCGGAGCAGTCATCATTATCGCATTGACGCCGCAAGATAAGTTGTTGTTTGTCGAGCAGTTCCGCATGGCGATTGGCTGCAAGACGATCGAAATGCCCGCCGGTCTGGTCGGTGACATCGCCGATCAGCAAAACGAAAACCTGCTTGAAGCGGCCCGCCGCGAGTTGCTCGAAGAAACCGGATACGCGGCTGAACGCTTTGAATACCTCATGGCCGGGCCATCGTCATCGGGCATGAGTACCGAGGTGATCGCGTTCGTGCGCGCCTACGATCTCACGCGAGTGCATGCGGGTGGCGGCGACGAAACCGAAAATATCGTCGTGCATGAAGTGCCGCGTAATGATGCGCCGCACTGGTTGTGGCAGAAGATGCGGCAAGGTTATTCGATCGATCCGAAACTGTACGCCGGCTTGTATTTTCTCGATCACGGCGCGGCTCTGCTGGCCAACGCCGCGACGTCTTGA